A single genomic interval of Acidovorax sp. 1608163 harbors:
- a CDS encoding LysE family transporter, with product MDLQTWLAFFAASCLIAVSPGSGAVLSMSHGLSFGVRKTSATILGLQLGLLLILLIAGAGVGSLLLASEVAFSVVKVGGACYLIWVGLSQWRAGDRSPIHGDEAAPAGPWTKRCLTGFLTNATNPKGIIFMVAVLPQFMTDTRPLWTQLLVMAVTTMAVDVVVMHGYAAGASALRRLMRSARAVRVQNRVFGGLLMAVGAGLFFVKRGGQHA from the coding sequence ATGGATTTGCAAACCTGGCTGGCTTTTTTTGCGGCGTCTTGTCTGATTGCGGTGTCGCCGGGCTCTGGCGCGGTGTTGTCGATGAGCCATGGCCTGTCGTTCGGGGTGCGCAAGACCAGTGCCACCATTTTGGGCCTGCAGCTGGGCTTGCTGCTGATTTTGCTGATCGCAGGGGCGGGGGTGGGCTCGCTGCTGCTGGCGTCTGAGGTGGCCTTCAGCGTGGTGAAGGTGGGCGGCGCCTGCTACCTGATCTGGGTGGGGCTGAGCCAGTGGCGTGCGGGCGACCGCTCGCCCATCCACGGCGACGAGGCGGCACCCGCAGGCCCTTGGACCAAGCGCTGCCTGACCGGCTTTTTGACGAACGCCACCAACCCCAAGGGCATCATCTTCATGGTGGCGGTGTTGCCCCAGTTCATGACCGACACGCGCCCGCTGTGGACGCAGCTGTTGGTGATGGCCGTGACCACCATGGCCGTGGACGTGGTGGTGATGCATGGCTACGCTGCCGGGGCCAGCGCGTTGCGCCGCCTCATGCGCAGCGCCCGCGCTGTGCGTGTGCAAAATCGGGTGTTTGGCGGCCTGCTGATGGCCGTGGGCGCAGGGCTGTTCTTCGTCAAGCGCGGCGGGCAGCACGCCTGA
- the kefC gene encoding glutathione-regulated potassium-efflux system protein KefC: protein MEHAPTWLTYGFLYLSAAVLAVPLAKALGLGSIIGYLAAGIAIGPWGLGLVSNVQDILHFAEFGVVLMLFLVGLELQPSRLWALRRPIFGTGTAQVLGCAAALFALGWLAGLPWRISLVGALGLALSSTAIALQVLAERNLMRTSSGQAGFSILLFQDVAAIPILAMLPILGAAAGEGAGHTPTDVALEALKIVGVIGAIILGGRLLLRPLLRWIAKSKTPEIFTAAALLLVVGIAYLMVLVGLSMALGAFLAGVLLADSEYRRELEADIEPFKGLLLGLFFIAVGMSIDFGVILRSPALMAAILVGFLAAKAVVIYTLAKLVNIPYQERPVFTLLLAQGGEFAFVVFQAAAGANVFPAETASLLIGAVALSMLISPLLLVLLDRVLLRRYARLKITPQAEEISEPQEAPIIIAGFGRYGQIVSRVLLAEGIHTTVLDHSVDMLEVARTFGYRVFYGDATRLDLLRIAGAERARILVVAVDDPEQSLKIAKLAREHFPHLQIVARARDISHWNKLRDLGVTLVQRELFEASLKSAHTVLELMGLSAAEATTFTDRFRKHNIALADRMYPHHKDQAKYIAVAREGRSQLAEQMAKERQESAALHASGAAYPGYGGVEEAGESGEPAHANHSDKNRL, encoded by the coding sequence ATGGAACACGCACCCACCTGGCTCACCTACGGCTTTCTGTACCTGAGCGCCGCCGTCCTTGCCGTGCCCCTGGCCAAGGCGCTGGGCCTGGGCTCCATCATTGGCTACCTGGCCGCAGGCATTGCCATCGGCCCCTGGGGGCTGGGGCTGGTGAGCAATGTGCAAGACATCCTGCACTTTGCCGAGTTTGGCGTGGTGCTCATGCTCTTTCTGGTGGGGCTGGAGCTGCAACCGAGTCGCCTGTGGGCGCTGCGCCGCCCCATTTTTGGCACCGGCACCGCCCAGGTGCTGGGCTGCGCGGCGGCGCTGTTTGCACTAGGCTGGCTGGCGGGGCTGCCCTGGCGCATCAGCCTGGTGGGCGCGCTGGGGCTGGCCCTGTCGTCCACCGCCATTGCGCTGCAGGTGCTGGCAGAGCGCAACCTCATGCGCACCAGCAGCGGGCAAGCGGGGTTTTCCATCCTGCTGTTCCAGGATGTGGCGGCCATCCCCATCCTGGCGATGCTGCCCATCCTGGGCGCAGCGGCGGGCGAAGGTGCAGGCCACACGCCCACCGATGTGGCGCTGGAGGCCCTCAAGATCGTCGGCGTGATCGGCGCCATCATCCTGGGCGGGCGCCTGCTGCTGCGCCCCCTGCTGCGCTGGATCGCCAAGAGCAAAACCCCTGAAATCTTCACCGCCGCCGCGCTGCTGCTGGTGGTGGGCATTGCCTACCTGATGGTGCTGGTGGGCCTGTCGATGGCGCTGGGCGCCTTCCTCGCCGGTGTGCTGCTGGCCGACAGCGAATACCGCCGCGAACTGGAGGCCGACATCGAGCCCTTCAAAGGCCTGCTGCTCGGGCTGTTCTTCATCGCCGTGGGCATGAGCATCGACTTTGGCGTCATCCTGCGCTCTCCAGCCCTCATGGCGGCCATCCTGGTCGGCTTCCTCGCGGCCAAGGCCGTCGTCATCTACACGCTGGCCAAGCTGGTCAACATCCCCTACCAAGAGCGCCCCGTGTTCACCCTGCTGCTGGCCCAGGGCGGCGAGTTTGCGTTTGTGGTGTTCCAAGCCGCCGCCGGTGCCAACGTGTTTCCGGCAGAAACCGCCTCGCTGCTCATCGGCGCCGTGGCGTTGTCCATGCTGATCAGCCCGCTGCTGCTGGTGCTGCTGGACCGCGTGCTGCTGCGCCGCTACGCCCGCCTCAAGATCACGCCCCAGGCCGAAGAAATCTCCGAGCCGCAAGAGGCGCCCATCATCATCGCGGGCTTCGGCCGCTACGGGCAGATCGTCTCGCGCGTGCTGCTGGCCGAGGGCATCCACACCACCGTGCTCGACCACAGCGTGGACATGCTGGAGGTGGCCCGCACCTTTGGCTACCGCGTGTTCTATGGCGACGCCACGCGGCTCGATCTGCTGCGCATCGCAGGCGCCGAGCGCGCCCGCATCCTGGTTGTGGCGGTGGACGACCCCGAGCAGTCCCTCAAAATCGCCAAGCTGGCGCGCGAACACTTCCCCCACCTGCAGATCGTGGCCCGCGCGCGCGACATCAGCCACTGGAACAAGCTGCGCGACCTGGGCGTGACGCTGGTGCAGCGTGAGCTGTTCGAGGCCAGCCTCAAAAGCGCCCATACCGTGCTGGAGCTGATGGGCCTCTCCGCCGCCGAGGCCACCACCTTCACCGACCGCTTTCGCAAACACAACATTGCCCTGGCCGACCGCATGTACCCGCACCACAAAGACCAGGCCAAATACATCGCCGTGGCCCGCGAAGGCCGCAGCCAACTGGCCGAGCAGATGGCCAAAGAGCGGCAGGAGAGCGCGGCGCTGCATGCATCAGGCGCGGCGTACCCGGGGTATGGCGGGGTGGAAGAGGCGGGGGAAAGCGGTGAGCCTGCCCATGCCAATCATTCAGACAAAAATAGGCTCTAG
- a CDS encoding YciI family protein: MLFAVIFTDKPGCSDIRAAQLPAHIAWLEAHKDIIPVGGSLRAEPGAVPKGGLWLAEAESKVQIEALLQTDPFFTAGLRQHYEILHWSKANDARKVLI; this comes from the coding sequence ATGCTCTTTGCCGTGATCTTCACCGACAAGCCCGGCTGCAGCGATATCCGCGCCGCCCAACTCCCAGCGCACATTGCGTGGCTTGAGGCGCACAAAGACATCATCCCCGTGGGCGGCTCCTTGCGCGCCGAGCCCGGGGCGGTTCCGAAGGGCGGACTGTGGCTCGCAGAGGCCGAATCCAAAGTCCAGATCGAGGCTTTGCTCCAGACTGACCCATTTTTTACTGCAGGCCTGCGCCAACACTACGAGATCCTCCATTGGTCCAAAGCCAACGACGCGCGCAAGGTGCTGATCTGA
- a CDS encoding YrhB domain-containing protein: MVLVVGLWNGWEVDCAEAEFGQKRGSEVTITRDAATALAREQIERLQRDAGCTLSMRPELTADTANGWVFFYNSEEFIVTQLPSTALAGNGPIFINHDGEVHLLGTQLGWEEQVATL; encoded by the coding sequence ATGGTTCTTGTTGTTGGTCTTTGGAATGGCTGGGAGGTGGACTGCGCTGAGGCAGAATTCGGACAGAAAAGGGGTTCCGAAGTGACTATCACCCGTGATGCAGCGACAGCGTTGGCGCGTGAGCAGATTGAACGGCTGCAGAGGGATGCAGGCTGTACTCTATCCATGCGGCCGGAACTCACTGCAGACACGGCAAATGGATGGGTTTTCTTCTACAACTCGGAAGAATTCATCGTTACGCAGTTGCCTTCCACAGCACTCGCAGGCAACGGTCCAATCTTCATCAACCATGATGGCGAAGTCCATCTGCTAGGTACGCAGTTGGGTTGGGAAGAGCAAGTGGCAACCCTTTGA